A stretch of Bos mutus isolate GX-2022 chromosome 8, NWIPB_WYAK_1.1, whole genome shotgun sequence DNA encodes these proteins:
- the CCIN gene encoding calicin encodes MKLEFTEKNYNSFVLQNLNKQRKRKEYWDIALTVDHHVFFAHRNVLAAVSPLVKNLISNHDMKTTDELFITIDPNYLSPTTVDQLLDYFYSGKVVISEQNVEELLRGAQYFNTPRLRIHCNDFLIKSIRRANCLRYLFLAELFELKEVSDLAYSGIRDNFHYWASPEGCVHFMRCPPVIFGRLLRDENLHVLNEDQALNALINWVCFRKDEREKYFKKFFNYINLNAVSNKTLMYASNKLMGMENSSAHSTLIESVLVDRKQERPTSLLSYQRKGALLDSVVILGGQKAHGKFNDGVFAYIIQENLWLKLSEMPYRAAALSATSAGRYIYISGGTTEQISGLKTAWRYDMDDNSWTKLPDLPIGLVFHTMVTCGGTVYSVGGSIAPRRYVSNIYRYDERKETWCLAGKMSIPMDGTAVITRGDRNLYIVTGRCLVKGYISRVGVVDCFDTNTGEVVQCITFPIEFNHRPLLSFHQDNILCVYSHRQSVEINLQKVKANKTTTSVPLLPNNCPLDVSHAICSVGDNKVFVCGGVTTTTDVQTKDYTINPNAYLLDQKAGEWKTLAPPPEALDCPACCLAKLPCKILQRI; translated from the coding sequence ATGAAATTGGAATTCACCGAGAAAAACTACAACAGCTTCGTACTGCAGAACCTGAACAAACAGAGAAAACGCAAAGAGTACTGGGACATAGCCCTGACTGTGGACCACCATGTCTTCTTTGCACATCGCAATGTGCTGGCTGCAGTCTCTCCGCTGGTGAAGAACCTCATCTCCAACCATGACATGAAGACCACCGATGAGCTCTTTATCACCATTGACCCCAACTACCTGAGTCCGACCACAGTGGACCAGCTTCTAGACTACTTCTACAGTGGCAAGGTGGTGATCTCAGAACAGAATGTGGAAGAGCTCCTTCGTGGGGCCCAGTATTTCAACACACCCCGCCTTCGAATTCACTGCAATGACTTCCTGATCAAGTCCATCCGCCGTGCCAACTGCTTGCGCTACCTCTTCTTGGCTGAGTTGTTTGAGCTCAAAGAGGTGTCAGACTTGGCCTACTCTGGCATCCGTGACAACTTCCACTACTGGGCCAGTCCTGAGGGCTGCGTGCACTTCATGCGCTGTCCACCTGTCATCTTCGGCCGCCTGCTCCGAGATGAAAACTTGCATGTACTCAATGAAGACCAGGCTCTCAACGCACTCATCAATTGGGTATGCTTCCGGAAGGATGAGCGGGAGAAGTATTTCAAGAAGTTCTTCAATTACATCAACCTCAATGCTGTCTCCAACAAGACGCTAATGTATGCCAGCAACAAGCTGATGGGCATGGAGAACAGCTCAGCCCACTCAACCCTGATTGAGAGCGTCCTTGTGGACCGCAAGCAGGAGAGGCCAACCAGCCTGCTGAGCTACCAGCGGAAAGGGGCCCTGCTTGATTCAGTGGTCATCCTAGGTGGCCAGAAGGCCCACGGAAAGTTCAACGATGGAGTGTTTGCTTATATCATCCAGGAGAACCTGTGGTTGAAGCTCTCAGAGATGCCCTACAGGGCAGCAGCACTGAGTGCCACCTCTGCTGGTCGCTACATCTACATCTCTGGTGGAACCACTGAGCAGATTTCAGGGCTGAAGACGGCTTGGCGGTATGACATGGATGACAACTCCTGGACCAAGTTGCCCGACCTGCCAATTGGGCTTGTCTTCCACACCATGGTGACCTGCGGGGGGACAGTGTACTCAGTGGGAGGCAGCATTGCCCCAAGGCGCTATGTCTCTAACATCTATCGCTATGATGAGCGCAAGGAGACCTGGTGCCTGGCAGGGAAGATGAGCATTCCTATGGACGGCACAGCCGTGATCACCAGGGGTGACCGgaacctgtatattgtcactgggCGGTGCTTGGTGAAGGGTTACATCTCCCGGGTTGGGGTGGTGGACTGCTTCGATACCAACACTGGGGAGGTGGTCCAGTGTATCACCTTTCCTATTGAGTTCAACCACCGGCCCCTGCTCTCTTTTCATCAGGACAACATCCTCTGCGTGTACAGCCACCGGCAGAGTGTAGAGATCAACCTGCAGAAGGTAAAGGCCAACAAGACAACCACCTCAGTGCCTCTTTTGCCCAACAACTGCCCCTTGGATGTGTCCCATGCTATATGCTCTGTTGGAGACAACAAAGTGTTTGTGTGCGGAGGTGTCACCACAACCACTGATGTCCAGACAAAGGACTATACCATCAATCCAAATGCCTACCTTCTGGACCAAAAGGCAGGCGAGTGGAAGACCCTGGCCCCCCCACCGGAAGCATTGGACTGTCCTGCCTGCTGTCTAGCCAAGCTACCTTGCAAGATTCTTCAAAGGATTTAA